A window of Nicotiana sylvestris chromosome 8, ASM39365v2, whole genome shotgun sequence genomic DNA:
AATAAAGAATCTAATATATACAATTACTGAAGATCACTTTATTTATTACATCCTCTCCAGTGTAACAAACAAAGGGAAGAGATGGCTTTCACATTAAGTAGTAATAATTAAATAGTCAACTCTTCAAAACCACTATAAATAGTCTTTAATCTTAGTTATTTATACAACATCTCTCTTTAAAgcttttcttcttctattttcatAGAAAACCatcaaactttttttttaaaataatttatttccaCCCATTAAGAAAAATGGCAAAAATCCTTATAGCTTTGTTTGCTTTGTCTCTAATTTTAGGCCAAACAAATGCAGATATTCAGTGTAGTGATGTTATATCAAAAGTGAGCTCTTGTGAAGGGTATTTGCTAGGTAAAGTTGCAGCACCTAGCCCAAattgttgctttggattgcaagATTTGGCTAAAGTGGCTGATGACTCACAACCAGATCGTCAAACTATTTGTCAATGCTTTAAAGCTGCCATGCAAACTTTCCCTGTGGACTTCCAAAAAGCTAAACAACTTCCTCAGATTTGCCATTTCAAGAGTACTATACCAATTGAACCCAATGTTGATTGCTCAAAGTAAGCATTTCACTTCTCACCCCTTTA
This region includes:
- the LOC104248433 gene encoding non-specific lipid-transfer protein A-like, encoding MAKILIALFALSLILGQTNADIQCSDVISKVSSCEGYLLGKVAAPSPNCCFGLQDLAKVADDSQPDRQTICQCFKAAMQTFPVDFQKAKQLPQICHFKSTIPIEPNVDCSK